In one Salipiger abyssi genomic region, the following are encoded:
- a CDS encoding cobyrinate a,c-diamide synthase — MAEMPGLLISAPSSGTGKTTVVLGLLRALAEDGLRVQPFKSGPDYIDPAFHRAASGRASFNLDSWAMGDGLLSSIAAQAAGADLCIAEGSMGLYDGVATRGQSGFGSSAETARRMGWPVVLVLDVGGQAQSAAATALGFASYDRELPFAGVILNRVASPRHERLIRLGMERAGLPVLGVLPRRGDLTLPERHLGLIQAVEHPDLETAIAGYAAFLRAHVDLGALKSAARGLPLPAEPAPLPRPPAQRIALAQDAAFSFTYPHLLEGWRAAGAEILPFSPLADEPPAPEADLVWLPGGYPELHAGKLAAAERFRAGLCTHAETKPVHGECGGYMALGAALIDKEGVRHQMAGLLGLVTSYERRKFHLGYRRAVLEAPLPGHAPGAALRGHEFHYSTILEQPDAPLARVADADGNPVPETGSHRGHVSGTFFHLIAEAPA; from the coding sequence ATGGCTGAGATGCCGGGCCTGCTGATCTCGGCGCCCTCTTCGGGCACCGGCAAGACCACCGTGGTGCTGGGGCTTTTGCGGGCGCTGGCCGAGGACGGGCTGCGCGTGCAGCCCTTCAAATCCGGCCCCGATTACATCGACCCGGCCTTTCACCGCGCCGCCAGCGGGCGGGCCTCGTTCAACCTCGACAGCTGGGCGATGGGAGACGGTCTGCTTTCCTCCATCGCGGCGCAGGCGGCGGGCGCGGATCTTTGCATCGCCGAGGGCTCCATGGGGCTCTATGACGGGGTGGCGACACGCGGGCAGAGCGGCTTCGGCAGCAGCGCCGAGACCGCGCGCCGCATGGGCTGGCCGGTGGTGCTGGTGCTGGATGTGGGCGGTCAGGCGCAATCCGCCGCCGCCACAGCGCTCGGCTTTGCCAGCTACGACCGCGAGCTGCCCTTTGCCGGGGTGATCCTGAACCGCGTCGCCTCGCCCCGCCACGAGCGGCTGATCCGGCTGGGGATGGAGCGCGCCGGTCTGCCGGTGCTGGGGGTGCTGCCAAGGCGCGGCGACCTCACCCTGCCCGAGCGGCATCTGGGGCTGATCCAGGCGGTGGAACATCCGGATCTGGAAACCGCCATCGCGGGCTATGCGGCCTTCCTGCGCGCCCATGTGGATCTGGGCGCGCTCAAATCCGCCGCGCGCGGTCTGCCCCTGCCCGCAGAGCCGGCGCCACTGCCCCGCCCGCCCGCGCAGCGCATCGCGCTGGCGCAGGACGCGGCGTTTTCCTTCACCTATCCGCACCTGCTCGAAGGCTGGCGCGCGGCAGGGGCCGAGATCCTGCCGTTCTCGCCGCTGGCCGACGAGCCGCCCGCGCCCGAGGCCGATCTGGTCTGGCTGCCCGGCGGCTATCCCGAGCTGCACGCCGGAAAGCTGGCGGCGGCGGAACGGTTCCGCGCCGGGCTTTGCACCCATGCCGAGACCAAGCCGGTGCATGGCGAATGCGGCGGCTACATGGCACTCGGTGCGGCGCTGATCGACAAGGAAGGCGTACGTCACCAGATGGCCGGGCTGCTGGGGCTGGTGACGAGCTATGAACGCCGCAAGTTCCATCTCGGCTATCGCCGGGCGGTGCTGGAGGCGCCCCTGCCCGGCCACGCCCCCGGCGCCGCGCTGCGCGGGCACGAATTCCATTACTCGACCATTCTGGAACAGCCCGACGCGCCGCTCGCCCGCGTCGCCGATGCGGATGGCAACCCGGTGCCCGAGACCGGCTCGCACCGGGGCCATGTGAGTGGTACCT